A single genomic interval of Granulicella tundricola MP5ACTX9 harbors:
- the sppA gene encoding signal peptide peptidase SppA, with the protein MPDDLNQAPPPPQPPYVPQNQASAFPPQQPAFGSPYGNAGGYANPYGYPARPPRSAWFWPSIILGSIVVVVGLFGAIVWSAAKSLGGDTTATTTFATSEIAVIDIDGVILDADKVDSQLRKFGDDSSVKAIILHINSPGGGAAASQEIYHEVLRVRQEKHKKIVASVESVGASGAYYIASACDKIYANQASVVGSIGVIMEWTNYGDLMKWAKLKPVVIHAGELKDAGDPSRDMTPKEAAYFQALTDNMYGQFVRDVAAGRHTSTEKIQPLATGQVWTGEQSLPLGLIDKIGGFRVALMDTAHDVGISGEPAIVKPNSAKKGLAGLLSGEGDDLFPNPTKLLDHAPGFYFMWK; encoded by the coding sequence ATGCCGGACGACCTGAATCAAGCGCCCCCACCGCCGCAACCTCCTTACGTTCCTCAGAACCAGGCCTCGGCGTTTCCGCCGCAGCAGCCTGCCTTCGGCTCTCCGTATGGGAATGCCGGGGGTTATGCGAATCCTTATGGATATCCGGCGCGGCCGCCGCGTTCGGCTTGGTTCTGGCCTTCGATCATTCTGGGCTCCATTGTGGTGGTGGTTGGGCTGTTTGGGGCGATCGTATGGTCTGCGGCGAAGTCGCTGGGGGGAGATACGACCGCTACGACCACGTTTGCCACCAGCGAGATTGCCGTCATTGATATAGATGGGGTGATTCTGGATGCGGATAAGGTGGATTCGCAGCTTCGCAAGTTTGGCGACGACTCGTCCGTGAAGGCGATTATTTTGCACATCAACTCGCCCGGCGGCGGCGCGGCGGCGTCCCAGGAGATCTATCACGAGGTTCTGCGGGTGCGGCAGGAGAAGCATAAGAAGATTGTGGCTTCGGTGGAGTCGGTTGGAGCGTCCGGGGCTTATTACATCGCCAGCGCTTGCGACAAGATCTACGCGAACCAGGCTTCGGTGGTTGGGTCCATCGGCGTGATCATGGAGTGGACCAACTACGGTGACCTGATGAAGTGGGCGAAGTTGAAGCCGGTGGTGATCCACGCGGGCGAGTTGAAGGATGCTGGCGATCCTTCTCGCGATATGACGCCGAAGGAAGCGGCCTACTTCCAGGCGCTAACCGACAATATGTACGGGCAGTTTGTGCGGGATGTGGCGGCGGGCCGGCATACCTCGACTGAGAAGATCCAGCCGCTGGCTACGGGGCAGGTATGGACGGGCGAGCAGAGTCTGCCGCTGGGGCTGATCGACAAGATTGGCGGGTTCCGGGTGGCGCTGATGGATACAGCGCATGACGTCGGCATCAGTGGCGAGCCGGCGATCGTGAAGCCGAACAGTGCGAAGAAGGGTTTGGCAGGGTTGCTGTCCGGGGAAGGCGACGACCTGTTCCCGAATCCGACGAAGCTGCTGGACCACGCACCGGGTTTTTACTTTATGTGGAAGTAA
- a CDS encoding HU family DNA-binding protein — MTKADLVDKVTSLGDLTRRDGEVIVDLLFDSVIGALKSGDKIEIRGFGSFRTRQRNSRIGRNPKTGAKVDVPAKKVPFFKPSKELRDLVNPKGLLNGAAVNAHHPPPM, encoded by the coding sequence TTGACCAAAGCAGACCTTGTCGACAAAGTAACTTCCCTGGGCGATCTGACACGACGCGACGGCGAAGTGATCGTCGATCTGCTCTTCGACTCCGTGATCGGTGCGCTAAAGTCTGGCGACAAGATTGAGATTCGCGGCTTCGGCAGCTTCCGCACGCGTCAGCGCAACTCACGCATCGGGCGCAACCCAAAGACGGGTGCGAAGGTGGATGTTCCGGCGAAGAAGGTTCCTTTCTTCAAGCCGTCCAAAGAGCTTCGCGACCTGGTCAACCCCAAGGGCTTGCTGAATGGCGCGGCGGTAAACGCGCATCATCCGCCACCAATGTGA
- a CDS encoding ABC transporter ATP-binding protein — translation MIPAVQTTALTRSFGEFTAVRDVNLSVAPGQFFGFLGPNGAGKSTTIKMLTGLLAPSSGSIQILGESLTAETVELKRHIGVVPEGLALFGRLTAPEYLRFVGQMYGLDAGVTAQRSAELLDFMSLTGDSKKLITDFSHGMQKKLALSAAVIHGPKVLFLDEPFEGVDAIAAGTLKSMLQGMIARGATIFLTSHVLEIVERLCTHVAIIQKGSLVAQGSLEELRAGVQAQHPESGRTEKATLEEIFLNVLGTTGVAPPEQELSWLG, via the coding sequence ATGATCCCTGCTGTTCAGACCACTGCCCTTACCCGGAGCTTCGGCGAGTTTACCGCCGTACGGGATGTCAATCTCAGCGTCGCCCCGGGTCAGTTTTTTGGATTCCTGGGGCCTAACGGCGCGGGTAAATCCACCACGATCAAGATGCTGACCGGCCTTCTGGCTCCGAGCTCCGGGTCGATCCAGATCCTGGGCGAGTCATTGACCGCTGAGACGGTGGAGCTGAAGCGCCATATCGGCGTGGTGCCGGAGGGGCTGGCGCTGTTTGGGCGGCTGACCGCTCCTGAATACCTCCGCTTTGTAGGGCAGATGTATGGGCTGGACGCCGGGGTGACGGCGCAGCGCTCGGCTGAACTGCTGGATTTTATGAGCCTCACGGGCGACAGCAAGAAGCTGATTACGGACTTTTCCCACGGAATGCAGAAGAAGCTGGCGCTCTCCGCAGCGGTGATTCATGGGCCCAAGGTTCTGTTTCTGGATGAGCCGTTTGAGGGTGTGGATGCGATTGCGGCGGGTACGCTGAAGTCGATGCTGCAGGGCATGATTGCGCGTGGGGCGACGATCTTTCTTACCTCGCATGTGCTGGAGATTGTGGAGCGGCTTTGCACGCATGTGGCGATCATCCAGAAGGGATCGCTGGTGGCGCAGGGGTCGCTGGAGGAGCTGCGGGCGGGTGTGCAGGCGCAGCATCCTGAGTCCGGACGGACGGAGAAGGCGACGCTCGAGGAGATCTTCCTGAATGTGCTGGGGACGACCGGCGTTGCGCCGCCGGAGCAGGAGCTTTCATGGCTGGGCTAA